The following coding sequences lie in one Mustelus asterias chromosome 8, sMusAst1.hap1.1, whole genome shotgun sequence genomic window:
- the LOC144497776 gene encoding tartrate-resistant acid phosphatase type 5-like, with protein sequence MTLSSPHSTGHSFCVQIKQWMSEDYSPPPVFSDADTCIPSKCHWRVSRCSDIQFIAFGDWGGLPDPPYVTFIQKATADEMGRVMQNSRTDFVLDVGDNFYYHGVSDVNDFRFKETFENVFTAPSFANSPWYILAGNHDHLGNVSAQIAYSAVSQRWTFPNLYYELNFKIPKANVSLTILMIDTVVICGNTYQANQPEGPENRWLAREQLQWIREKLAHSRSDYLIVAGHYPVWSIGQHGPTPCLVDQLRPLLQKYNVTAYISGHDHSLQFIREGGGIAYIISGSGNFVDTSTENKEKVPRDWLHFYNSEISALGGFVLIQITAEQMFVSYRQPYGMVVFQTVLPKRKL encoded by the exons ATGACACTCAGCTCTCCTCACTCCACTGGCCACTCTTTCTGTGTACAAATTAAACAGTGGATGTCAGAAGATTATTCACCTCCTCCTGTGTTCAGCGATGCTGACACCTGTATTCCCAGCAAGTGTCATTGGAGAGTGAGCAGGT GCAGTGACATCCAATTCATTGCATTCGGAGATTGGGGAGGCTTACCTGACCCACCGTATGTGACATTCATTCAGAAAGCCACGGCGGATGAGATGGGGAGAGTTATGCAGAATTCAAGGACAGATTTTGTACTTGATGTTGGAGATAATTTTTACTACCACGGTGTGAGCGACGTCAATGATTtcagatttaag GAAACATTTGAGAATGTGTTCACAGCTCCATCCTTTGCCAATAGCCCATGGTATATTCTGGCAGGAAATCACGATCATTTGGGCAATGTGTCGGCACAGATTGCTTATTCTGCGGTCTCCCAAAGATG GACCTTTCCAAATCTCTACTACGAATTGAATTTTAAGATTCCTAAAGCCAATGTTTCTCTCACCATTCTGATGATTGACACTGTTGTGATCTGTGGGAATACCTACCAAGCCAACCAGCCAGAAGGACCTGAAAACCGCTGGTTAGCCAGGGAGCAACTCCAGTGGATACGGGAAAAATTGGCACATTCCAG GTCTGACTATTTGATTGTTGCTGGTCATTACCCAGTGTGGTCTATAGGTCAGCATGGTCCCACTCCATGTCTAGTGGATCAATTGAGGCCACTTCTACAGAAGTACAATGTAACAGCCTACATCAGTGGCCATGATCACAGCTTGCAG TTCATTCGGGAAGGCGGTGGGATTGCGTATATCATCAGCGGAAGTGGGAATTTCGTCGACACGTCTACTGAGAACAAAGAGAAGGTGCCAAGAGATTGGCTACACTTCTACAATTCGGAGATTAGTGCCCTGGGTGGATTTGTACTGATTCAAATCACTGCAGAACAAATGTTTGTGTCCTACAGGCAGCCGTATGGGATGGTGGTCTTCCAAACGGTGCTACCAAAGCGCAAACTTTAA